The Humulus lupulus chromosome 4, drHumLupu1.1, whole genome shotgun sequence genome has a window encoding:
- the LOC133832219 gene encoding secreted RxLR effector protein 161-like, translating into MQDCRPSDTPVAKGDKFGLSQCPKSNIEIQEMQNIPYASNVGSLMYCQVCTRPDIEYIVGMLDRYLSNSGMDHWIAIKRVMRYLQRTKDYMLTYRKSDHLEVVGYSDSDFAGCQDSRKSTSGYIYLLARGAISWKSVKKILVASSTMAVEFVACYEASNHGIWL; encoded by the coding sequence atgcaagattgtagaccaAGTGATACCCCTGTTGCTAAAGGAGACAAATTCGGTCTTAGTCAGTGCCCTAAAAGTAACattgaaattcaagaaatgcaaaatATTCCTTATGCATCAaatgttgggagtctaatgtattgTCAAGTATGTACGCGTCCAGATATTGAGTACATTGTTGGGATGTTAGACAGATATTTAAGCAACTCTGGTATGGACCATTGGATAGCAATCAAGAgggttatgaggtatcttcagagAACAAAAGATTACATGCTCACATACAGGAAATCAGATCATTTGGAGGTCGTAGGGTATTCAGATTCTGATTTTGCTGGATGCCAAGATAGCAGAAAGTCTACATCAGGCTATATTTACCTCTTAGCTAGAGGAGCTATATCCTGGAAAAGTGTCAAAAAGATACTTGTAGCTTCTTCCACCATGGCAGTAGAATTTGTAGCATGCTATGAGGCATCAAATCATGGAATATGGCTGTGA
- the LOC133832220 gene encoding uncharacterized protein LOC133832220, producing MFDWYNKTSSSTTAQISANINSIPMLNETNFKDWKMNLLIILGCMDLDHALRDEQPAPLTEESTRDEKTDFERRDPSNRMSLMIMKHSIPKAFWVTESEGITKAKNFLEQIEERFAKSDKVEITTLLGS from the exons aTGTTTGATTGGTACAACAAGA CTAGTTCATCTACTACTGCCCAAATATCTGCTAATATTAATTCTATTCCTATGCTTAATGAGACCAATTTCAAGGACTGGAAAATGAACTTACTAATAATTCTGGGATGTATGGATTTAGACCATGCGTTAAGGGATGAACAACCTGCACCTCTCACTGAGGAAAGCACCCGTGATGAGAAAACAGATTTTGAGAGGCGGGATCCTTCAAATCGCATGAGTTTAATGATTATGAAACACAGCATTCCAAAAGCCTTTTGGGTTACAGAATCCGAAGGAATTACTAAGGCCAAGAATTTCCTTGAACAAATTGAGGAACGTTTTGCTAAAAGCGATAAGGTTGAAATTACAACACTTCTTGGTTCTTGA